One window of the Shewanella maritima genome contains the following:
- the gcvT gene encoding glycine cleavage system aminomethyltransferase GcvT, whose translation MASKTVLYTKHLESNAKMVDFHGWEMPINYGSQIEEHHAVRQDAGMFDVSHMTVVDVTGTDAKAFLRKLLANDVAKLTVPGKALYGGMLDENAGVIDDLITYYLSETHYRVVVNSATRVKDLAWINKQAAAFDVTVTERPELAMIAVQGPNAKAKAAEVFSDEQKQAVEGMKMFFGAQAGDLFIATTGYTGEAGYEIIVPQEQAEDLWQKLLDAGVRPCGLGARDTLRLEAGMNLYGQDMDETINPLAANMGWTVAWEPTDRDFIGREALTAIKAQGTDKLVGLVMEAKGVLRHDMAVFFTDADGVEHQGKITSGTFSPTLGYSIAMARVPNGIGEVAEVEMRKKRVPVKVIAPSFVRNGKQAF comes from the coding sequence ATGGCTAGCAAAACTGTACTTTACACTAAGCACTTAGAATCTAATGCGAAGATGGTTGATTTCCATGGCTGGGAAATGCCAATCAACTACGGCTCACAAATCGAAGAGCACCACGCAGTTCGTCAAGACGCTGGTATGTTTGACGTGTCACACATGACAGTTGTAGACGTAACAGGCACTGACGCTAAGGCATTTTTACGTAAGTTGTTAGCTAATGACGTTGCTAAGCTCACCGTACCTGGCAAAGCGCTATACGGCGGCATGCTAGATGAAAACGCTGGCGTAATTGACGACCTTATTACTTATTACCTATCTGAAACTCATTACCGCGTTGTTGTTAACTCAGCGACTCGCGTAAAAGACCTAGCATGGATCAACAAGCAAGCGGCAGCATTTGACGTAACCGTTACTGAGCGCCCAGAGCTTGCGATGATTGCCGTACAAGGCCCAAATGCTAAAGCAAAAGCAGCTGAAGTATTTTCTGATGAGCAAAAACAAGCGGTTGAAGGCATGAAGATGTTCTTTGGCGCGCAAGCAGGCGACTTGTTTATCGCAACCACTGGTTACACAGGTGAAGCGGGTTACGAAATCATCGTGCCACAAGAGCAAGCTGAAGATTTATGGCAAAAGCTGCTTGATGCAGGCGTTCGCCCATGTGGTTTAGGTGCACGTGACACGCTGCGCCTTGAAGCTGGCATGAACCTTTACGGTCAAGATATGGATGAAACCATCAACCCGCTAGCGGCCAACATGGGCTGGACAGTAGCGTGGGAGCCAACAGACCGTGACTTTATTGGCCGTGAAGCATTAACTGCAATCAAGGCACAAGGAACTGACAAATTAGTCGGTTTGGTCATGGAAGCCAAAGGTGTTTTACGCCATGATATGGCAGTGTTTTTCACTGATGCAGACGGCGTTGAGCACCAAGGTAAAATCACCAGTGGTACCTTCTCACCAACTTTAGGCTACTCTATTGCAATGGCGCGCGTACCAAACGGTATTGGCGAAGTAGCTGAAGTAGAAATGCGTAAGAAGCGTGTACCGGTAAAAGTGATTGCGCCATCATTCGTACGCAACGGCAAACAAGCCTTTTAG
- the gcvH gene encoding glycine cleavage system protein GcvH, whose translation MSNIPAELKYASSHEWVRKEADGSYTVGITEHAQELLGDMVFVELPEVGDTVSAGEDCAVAESVKAASDIYAPISGEVVAINEALEDSPELVNSDAFGDGWFFRVMPSDEAEVESLLDADGYQEVIDEE comes from the coding sequence ATGAGCAACATTCCAGCAGAATTAAAATATGCTTCTTCACACGAGTGGGTTCGCAAAGAAGCTGACGGTAGCTACACAGTAGGTATCACAGAGCACGCACAAGAACTACTAGGTGACATGGTTTTCGTTGAGCTACCAGAAGTAGGCGACACTGTATCAGCTGGCGAAGACTGCGCAGTAGCTGAGTCTGTAAAAGCGGCTTCAGACATTTACGCACCAATCTCAGGTGAAGTTGTTGCCATCAACGAAGCATTAGAAGATTCACCAGAGCTAGTAAACAGCGACGCTTTCGGTGACGGTTGGTTCTTCCGCGTAATGCCTTCTGACGAAGCTGAAGTAGAGTCTCTACTAGATGCTGACGGTTACCAAGAAGTAATCGACGAAGAATAA